The proteins below are encoded in one region of Xenopus laevis strain J_2021 chromosome 8L, Xenopus_laevis_v10.1, whole genome shotgun sequence:
- the six1.L gene encoding homeobox protein six1 gives MSMLPSFGFTQEQVACVCEVLQQGGNLERLGRFLWSLPACDHLHKNESVLKAKAVVAFHRGNFRELYKILESHQFSPHNHPKLQQLWLKAHYVEAEKLRGRPLGAVGKYRVRRKFPLPRTIWDGEETSYCFKEKSRGVLREWYAHNPYPSPREKRELAEATGLTTTQVSNWFKNRRQRDRAAEAKERENTENNNTSTNKQNQLSPLDGGKSLMSSSEEEFSPPQSPDQNSVLLLQGSLTHPGATSYSLSALSASQGSHGLQGHQHQLQDSLLGPLTSSLVDLGS, from the exons ATGTCTATGCTGCCTTCCTTTGGCTTCACTCAGGAGCAAGTGGCCTGTGTGTGCGAGGTGCTGCAGCAGGGAGGCAACTTGGAGAGACTGGGCAGATTCCTATGGTCCTTGCCAGCCTGCGATCACCTCCACAAGAATGAGAGCGTCCTAAAGGCAAAGGCCGTGGTGGCATTTCACAGGGGCAACTTCAGAGAACTGTACAAGATCCTGGAGAGCCACCAGTTCTCCCCGCACAACCACCCCAAACTGCAGCAACTCTGGCTCAAGGCTCATTATGTGGAGGCAGAGAAACTGAGGGGGAGACCACTGGGGGCAGTGGGCAAGTACAGGGTCAGGAGGAAATTCCCGCTGCCCAGGACCATCTGGGATGGAGAAGAGACCAGTTACTGCTTTAAGGAGAAGTCCCGAGGGGTGCTGAGAGAATGGTATGCCCATAACCCCTACCCGTCTCCCAGGGAGAAGCGGGAGTTGGCTGAGGCCACTGGACTAACCACCACCCAGGTCAGCAATTGGTTCAAGAACAGGAGGCAAAGGGACAGAGCGGCGGAGGCGAAAGAGAG ggaaaatacagaaaacaataaCACATCTACCAACAAACAGAATCAACTGTCACCCCTAGACGGAGGGAAGTCGCTAATGTCCAGTTCAGAAGAGGAATTCTCGCCCCCACAAAGCCCTGATCAGAACTCGGTGCTCCTGTTGCAGGGCAGCCTCACCCACCCCGGGGCCACCTCTTACTCCCTGAGCGCACTTAGCGCATCGCAGGGCAGTCACGGCTTACAGGGGCACCAGCACCAGCTGCAGGACTCTCTGCTCGGGCCCCTCACCTCCAGCCTGGTGGATCTGGGATCGTAA